Proteins encoded within one genomic window of Rhododendron vialii isolate Sample 1 chromosome 1a, ASM3025357v1:
- the LOC131320674 gene encoding uncharacterized protein LOC131320674 isoform X2 — translation MAWCRPKCMGEGTILSDFFQASVYALLQAASEISSRGDERDRDINVFVQRSLLRQSGPLESVISEKLSTKQPEASEWFWSEQVPTVVASFVNYFESDICFIAATSMSGNGSCVGPGNAKDITLIMLALSCIAAITKLGPTKVSCSQFFSMIPDITGRLMDMLVDFIPIRQTYRSVKDIGLHREFLVHFGPRAAACRVGNDGGMEEVLFWVSLVQKQLQRAIDRERIWSRLTTCESIEVLERDLAIFGFFIALGRSTKSFLSANGFEVVNEPIEGFLRYLIGGSVLYYPQLSSISSYQLYVEVVCEEMEWLPFYPGITSTSKRSHGHKSTYEGPPNAEAIPQLLDVCSYWIQSFIKYSKWLENPSNVKAARFLSKGHNKLMECMEELKVRRNEISEGSVEQSVDRIGSGTYSLTGKEPDSSFDKAMESVEEALLRLEELLQELHVSSSISGKEHLKAACTDLERIRRLKKEAEYLEASFRAKADSLQQGDDDTSPPSISEQQQGENGKSSRDVSKRKPRGLWNFLLHIPNRRSDPGSLTADGNDDELFRKSASSMGVEDLQSNEIQRFELLRNELIELEKRVQRSADQAENEEEEVKWKDRSSNYSYEGAQLAPVQKKGNIIEKSFDKLKETSTDVWQGTQLLAIDVAAALGLLRRVLIGDELTDKEKKVLQRTLTDLASVVPIGFLMLLPVTAVGHAAMLAAIQRYVPSLIPSTYGPERLYLLRQLEKLKELETTEVNPHEDAKEIS, via the exons ATTTTTTTCAGGCTTCTGTGTATGCCCTACTCCAAGCAGCAAGCGAGATTTCATCTCGAGGAGATGAACGAGACAGAGATATAAATGTTTTTGTCCAAAGGag TTTGTTACGGCAATCTGGTCCTCTGGAAAGTGTAATAAGTGAGAAACTATCAACCAAGCAACCGGAAGCTTCTGAATGGTTTTGGTCTGAGCAAGTCCCGACAGTGGTGGCTAGTTTTGTCAATTATTTTGAAAGTGATATCTGCTTTATTGCGGCAACTTCTAT GTCTGGTAATGGAAGCTGCGTTGGTCCAGGCAATGCAAAGGATATAACACTCATCATGCTGGCACTGAGTTGCATTGCAGCAATCACAAAGCTTGGTCCAACAAAAGTGTCATGCTCACAGTTCTTCTCCATGATACCTGATATAACTGGTAGATTGATGGACATGCTGGTTGATTTCATTCCTATACGCCAAACTTATCGTTCCGTAAAGGATATTGGTCTACACAGAGAATTTCTTGTTCATTTTGGTCCTCGAGCTGCTGCATGTAGAGTGGGAAATGATGGGGGAATGGAAGAGGTTCTATTCTGGGTGAGTCTAGTACAGAAACAGCTGCAGCGAGctatagatagagagagaatatgGTCAAGACTCACAACATGTGAAAGCATTGAG GTGTTGGAAAGGGATTTGGCTATATTTGGATTCTTCATTGCCTTGGGGAGAAGCACTAAATCATTTCTTTCTGCAAATGGCTTTGAAGTTGTCAATGAACCTATTGAAGGCTTCTTAAG ATACCTTATTGGGGGCAGTGTATTATATTATCCTCAGCTTTCCTCAATAAGTTCTTATCAACTGTATGTCGAG GTAGTTTGTGAAGAGATGGAGTGGCTTCCTTTTTATCCAGGCATTACGAGCACCTCAAAACGCTCTCATGGCCACAAAAGTACATATGAAGGTCCTCCAAATGCTGAAGCCATCCCCCAATTGTTAGATGTTTGCTCTTATTGGATCCAGAGCTTCATCAAGTACAGTAAATGGCTGGAGAACCCTTCTAATGTTAAGGCGGCAAGGTTTCTTTCCAAAGG GCACAACAAATTGATGGAGTGCATGGAAGAACTTAAGGTTCGAAG GAATGAAATTAGTGAAGGCAGTGTTGAGCAATCTGTTGATAGGATTGGATCTGGCACCTATTCACTGACTGGAAAAGAACCAGATTCTTCTTTTGATAAG GCAATGGAGAGTGTTGAAGAAGCCCTGTTAAGGCTAGAGGAGTTACTTCAAGAGCTCCATGTGTCAAGTTCTATTTCTGGTAAAGAGCATTTAAAGGCTGCTTGTACTGATCTTGAGCGGATAAGGAGACTTAAGAAAGAAGCTGAATATCTAGAGGCATCTTTTAGAGCAAAGGCAGATTCCCTTCAGCAG GGAGATGATGATACCAGTCCTCCTTCCATCAGTGAGCAGCAACAAGGAGAAAATGGAAAGAGTTCCAGGGACGTTAGCAAGAG GAAACCTCGAGGATTATGGAACTTCCTTTTACACATTCCAAACAGGAGGTCTGATCCTGGGTCATTAACTGCAGATGGAAAT GATGATGAGCTTTTTCGAAAGAGTGCATCGAGTATGGGCGTAGAAGACTTGCAGTCGAATGAAATTCAACGGTTTGAACTTTTGAGGAATGAGCTTATAGAACTAGAGAAAAGGGTCCAAAGAAGTGCTGATCAAGCTGAAAATGAAGAG GAGGAAGTTAAATGGAAAGATCGTAGTTCCAATTATTCTTATGAAGGTGCTCAACTAGCCCCAGTTCAGAAGAAAGGGAACATCATTGAGAAATCATTTGATAAGCTTAAAGAAACCAGCACG GATGTTTGGCAAGGGACGCAGCTTCTCGCCATTGATGTTGCTGCGGCTTTGGGATTGCTTAGAAGGGTCTTAATAGGGGACGAATTGACagataaagaaaagaaagttcTCCAAAGGACATTAACTGATTTGGCATCTGTAGTTCCTATTGGCTTCCTCATGCTCCTTCCT GTTACTGCAGTTGGGCATGCGGCAATGTTGGCAGCAATTCAGAGATATGTACCATCGCTG ATACCATCCACATACGGGCCAGAAAGGTTATATCTCCTGAGGCAGCTTGAGAAGTTGAAAGAACTGGAAACAACTGAGGTGAATCCCCATGAAGATGCGAAGGAAATATCCTGA